A window from Primulina huaijiensis isolate GDHJ02 chromosome 11, ASM1229523v2, whole genome shotgun sequence encodes these proteins:
- the LOC140988632 gene encoding flavonoid 4'-O-methyltransferase 3-like, whose protein sequence is MEAKLKTQALEKEEKEAQAALVDIWKYVFGFAPLAALKCAIQLQIPETVERHGGSITLPELSVALHCSPSVLHRIMRYLILLGYFKQTRIIGDQDSSVSYTQTPRSRLLLRDGMSSVILLESSPVMLAPWHNLSKRASVDGDSAFETTFGGVNFWEYATANPADSKLFNDAMACHAGLIVSSIIDQYAEVFEGIRSLVDVGGGDGSALNTLVKACPWIRGVNYDLPHVVSVAPHHGEGVEHVGGDMFDMVPKGDAIFLMRVLHGWSDEDCIRILRNCMAAIPKDKGKVIIVEAVVRSEGEGDDKYTEIHLALDMMMLIRTGKGKERTSKEWENLVNEAGFTKFTVRKIQAVASVIEAYP, encoded by the exons ATGGAAGCAAAACTGAAAACACAAGCActagagaaagaagaaaaagaagcaCAGGCTGCCCTAGTGGATATATGGAAGTATGTGTTTGGTTTCGCTCCACTGGCGGCGCTAAAATGTGCCATACAACTCCAAATACCTGAGACCGTGGAACGGCATGGCGGATCCATCACGCTCCCTGAGCTATCCGTCGCTTTACACTGTTCCCCCTCTGTCCTCCACCGTATCATGAGATACTTGATTCTCCTCGGTTACTTCAAGCAAACTCGGATAATTGGAGACCAAGATTCATCAGTCAGCTACACCCAAACGCCACGTTCTCGATTACTGTTGAGAGATGGCATGTCTTCTGTCATCCTGCTGGAGAGTAGCCCCGTGATGCTCGCGCCATGGCATAACCTAAGCAAACGTGCTTCGGTTGATGGCGATTCTGCATTCGAGACTACGTTTGGTGGGGTAAATTTTTGGGAATATGCGACAGCGAATCCTGCAGATAGTAAGTTGTTCAATGATGCAATGGCATGCCATGCGGGGTTGATCGTCTCGTCGATCATTGACCAATATGCTGAGGTGTTCGAGGGGATCCGTTCCCTAGTGGATGTTGGTGGTGGTGACGGGTCCGCTCTTAACACCTTGGTGAAGGCTTGTCCATGGATTCGAGGGGTTAACTATGATCTCCCTCATGTCGTGTCCGTTGCGCCTCATCATGGTGAAGGTGTTGAGCATGTTGGTGGCGACATGTTTGATATGGTTCCAAAGGGTGATGCAATTTTTCTTATG CGAGTGTTACACGGTTGGAGTGATGAAGACTGCATCCGAATACTGAGAAACTGTATGGCCGCCATTCCTAAGGATAAGGGGAAGGTGATCATAGTGGAGGCGGTGGTTAGATCAGAAGGTGAAGGGGACGACAAGTACACCGAGATTCATCTTGCACTTGACATGATGATGCTGATTCGCACCGGAAAAGGCAAAGAGAGGACTTCTAAAGAATGGGAAAACTTGGTGAATGAGGCCGGGTTTACAAAGTTTACAGTGAGAAAGATTCAAGCGGTTGCATCTGTTATAGAGGCTTATCCATGA